A single window of Phlebotomus papatasi isolate M1 chromosome 4, Ppap_2.1, whole genome shotgun sequence DNA harbors:
- the LOC129808464 gene encoding uncharacterized protein LOC129808464: MYRQVLVAPEDRDYLRILWRENCDEDIQTYRLTTVTYGTACAPYLATRVLHQIAQDYEAEFPRASQEICKGFYMDDFLGGADSLEEANQLRNEIQTILAKGGFNLRKWASNSSKILDRIPSDYQAVTPEDVAHGLKRHTVLGVAWSPGEDTLSVVDEPLPSVSTMRELCWVSAKIYDPLGMISPVTAALRILFQKLWSYSIGWDDDLPAEVLEEYNIIKEEIEFVSQVKLPRLINPSNSQIELQGFADASERGYGAVIYARGPEQDQRFVVRFLIAKSRVAPRNVVTIPRLELCAALLLSLLVQKVKQAYSSHNITVTAWTDSQVVLHWLHGHPSRWKMFVANRTNQILEVIPASQWKHVASRDNPADCISRGMTPKALANHPLWPSGPSWLQNNSDDWPVSLPNFNNDVLTGEEKLPVTQSLVVQKTLDPNEIFLMFSDVSRLIRSVAHILRWRHKLSKGDNLNVTELDTARNQLIKVAQKECFSDEIKCLQQGRILPCGSKLSPLVPFLDSEGIVRVKGRIQNSKLDYSARHPIVLSGKHLFTLKLIEKAHQVHLHSGLTLTQSVLREKYWIIGERKSVKSVINKCVICFKAKPKGQTPQMGNLPTVRVRQARPFINTGCDFAGPFTLRASKLRKAVLVKGYLCLFICMATKAVHLEVVSDLTTDAFIAALRRFTARRGHCDNIYCDNAKNFVGAAQPSDSGDVIQAVKKHRDRVVNFMAESGTQFHFIPACSPTFGGLWERGVANVKHHLRRVLSDTKLTYEEMSTVVAEIEACLNSRPLCPLSSSPDDFEALTPGHLLITQPLTMSPGPDYLAENPNRLTRWQFLQRLVQEFWKRWYSEYVTSLQPRQKWRNNEENLKIGDLVLLRSDNFKGLWTLGRISEVHPGADSIVRVVTVKTPTGTYRRAVNRLARLPIES; the protein is encoded by the coding sequence ATGTACCGGCAGGTGTTGGTAGCACCGGAAGACAGAGACTACCTGAGGATTTTGTGGAGAGAAAATTGTGATGAGGACATCCAAACTTACCGACTCACAACTGTGACTTATGGCACAGCTTGTGCACCTTATCTTGCAACCCGAGTACTTCACCAAATAGCGCAGGATTACGAGGCTGAATTCCCAAGGGCCTCCCAGGAAATTTGTAAAGGATTCTACATGGATGACTTTTTGGGAGGGGCTGATTCGCTGGAGGAAGCCAATCAGCTGAGAAATGAAATTCAAACAATTCTTGCAAAGGGAGGGTTTAATCTACGCAAATGGGCTTCAAACTCTTCGAAAATTCTTGATAGAATTCCGTCTGATTATCAAGCTGTTACTCCGGAGGATGTAGCACATGGCTTGAAGAGACACACTGTGCTTGGAGTGGCATGGTCGCCCGGTGAAGACACTCTTTCGGTCGTGGATGAGCCACTTCCGTCAGTCTCAACCATGAGGGAACTTTGCTGGGTGTCAGCAAAAATTTACGATCCTCTCGGGATGATATCCCCAGTCACAGCAGCTCTCAGGATACTTTTCCAGAAACTATGGTCATATTCTATTGGATGGGATGATGATCTGCCTGCTGAGGTCCTAGAAGAATACAATATCATCAAAGAAGAGATCGAGTTTGTGAGTCAGGTAAAATTGCCTAGATTGATTAACCCCTCAAATTCACAGATAGAGCTGCAAGGATTTGCTGATGCCTCGGAGAGAGGTTATGGTGCAGTCATCTATGCTCGTGGACCAGAGCAAGATCAGAGATTCGTGGTGCGTTTCCTGATCGCAAAATCGCGCGTAGCGCCCCGCAATGTCGTGACAATTCCACGGCTGGAATTGTGTGCCGCATTGTTGCTCAGTCTTCTGGTTCAGAAGGTCAAACAGGCTTATTCATCACACAATATTACCGTGACAGCTTGGACTGACTCTCAGGTGGTGCTCCACTGGCTACATGGCCATCCAAGTAGATGGAAGATGTTCGTGGCCAATCGAACAAATCAAATCCTGGAAGTAATTCCAGCATCTCAGTGGAAGCATGTGGCTTCTCGTGACAATCCGGCGGATTGTATTTCACGGGGGATGACTCCCAAGGCGCTTGCGAATCATCCTCTTTGGCCCAGTGGACCATCTTGGCTTCAAAACAACAGTGATGATTGGCCAGTGTCTCTCCCGAATTTCAACAATGATGTTCTGACTGGAGAGGAGAAGCTTCCAGTCACTCAGTCTCTTGTGGTGCAAAAGACGTTAGATCCCAATGAAATCTTCCTGATGTTCTCGGATGTGTCCAGGTTAATTCGCTCCGTAGCTCACATTTTACGCTGGAGACACAAACTGTCAAAAGGTGATAACCTCAATGTCACTGAGCTTGACACTGCGAGAAATCAGCTGATCAAAGTCGCGCAAAAAGAGTGTTTTTCAGATGAGATAAAGTGTCTTCAGCAAGGAAGAATATTACCGTGTGGTAGTAAGCTCTCTCCACTTGTACCCTTCCTGGACAGTGAGGGCATTGTGCGTGTGAAAGGGAGAATACAAAATTCCAAGTTGGACTACAGTGCTCGTCATCCGATAGTGTTATCCGGAAAGCATTTGTTTACACTCAAATTGATTGAGAAAGCTCATCAAGTGCATCTTCATTCGGGACTTACTCTCACTCAAAGTGTACTCAGAGAAAAATATTGGATTATTGGTGAGAGAAAGAGTGTAAAATCAGTCATaaacaaatgtgtaatttgtttcAAGGCCAAACCAAAGGGCCAAACACCGCAAATGGGAAATTTGCCGACAGTCAGAGTGCGCCAAGCACGTCCTTTTATCAATACCGGCTGTGATTTTGCCGGGCCTTTCACCCTGCGTGCCAGCAAATTAAGGAAAGCCGTACTCGTAAAAGGATATCTGTGTCTATTTATTTGTATGGCTACAAAAGCGGTACACCTGGAAGTCGTGAGTGACTTGACAACTGATGCTTTTATCGCCGCTTTACGGAGGTTCACGGCGCGCCGCGGTCATTGTGACAATATTTACTGCGACAACGCAAAGAATTTTGTTGGTGCCGCTCAGCCCAGTGACAGTGGAGATGTAATTCAAGCTGTGAAGAAGCATCGTGATCGTGTTGTGAATTTCATGGCAGAAAGTGGCACCCAGTTTCATTTCATTCCTGCTTGTTCTCCCACATTTGGTGGACTGTGGGAGCGTGGAGTGGCTAACGTGAAACATCATCTGAGGAGAGTGCTCTCCGACACGAAACTCACGTATGAGGAAATGTCTACCGTGGTGGCGGAGATCGAGGCTTGCCTGAATTCCAGGCCATTGTGTCCATTGTCGTCCAGCCCTGATGATTTCGAGGCATTAACTCCAGGACATCTGTTGATCACTCAGCCACTCACAATGTCACCTGGTCCAGATTACTTAGCTGAAAATCCAAATCGTCTGACTCGTTGGCAGTTCTTACAGCGTCTGGTTCAAGAATTCTGGAAAAGGTGGTATTCAGAATACGTGACGTCTCTTCAGCCTCGTCAAAAATGGAGAAACAATGAAGAGAACCTCAAAATTGGTGATCTAGTCTTGCTAAGATCTGACAACTTTAAGGGATTATGGACTCTTGGTAGAATCAGCGAAGTGCATCCAGGAGCCGACTCCATTGTCAGAGTAGTCACTGTGAAAACCCCAACTGGAACCTACCGACGTGCAGTGAACAGGTTGGCGAGACTTCCCATAGAGTCTTGA